Proteins from a single region of Streptomyces spinoverrucosus:
- a CDS encoding SDR family NAD(P)-dependent oxidoreductase has translation MNSPDRLAIVTGGTKGIGLAFSHRLTRMGFRVVATYRSDEESANLALQEVEKGLSVVRSNVSDPDEVAELAELVRTEHGVPQVLVNNAGLNIDRPVLEISDSDWRRVLDTNLSGPFYMTRAFAPVMLEAGGGSIVNIGATTAIRPRMNGANYCSSKAGMLHLTKCLAMELAPSIRVNCLIPGMIDTEEMRTRYRLAEPEYMDALLSEIPQRRIGATEEMADALEFLVGEGAAYITGQKLIVDGGQFMW, from the coding sequence ATGAATTCGCCTGACAGGCTTGCCATCGTTACCGGCGGAACCAAGGGAATTGGTCTCGCTTTCAGTCACCGTCTGACCCGGATGGGATTCCGGGTGGTCGCCACGTATCGCAGTGACGAAGAGTCGGCGAATCTTGCTCTGCAAGAGGTGGAGAAGGGGCTGTCCGTCGTACGGTCGAATGTGTCCGACCCGGACGAAGTCGCCGAACTCGCGGAACTCGTACGGACCGAGCACGGAGTCCCGCAGGTGCTGGTGAACAATGCCGGTCTCAATATCGACCGTCCGGTGCTTGAGATTTCCGACTCCGACTGGCGCCGGGTACTGGACACCAATCTGTCCGGCCCGTTCTATATGACGCGGGCCTTCGCCCCGGTCATGCTGGAGGCCGGCGGCGGTTCCATCGTCAACATCGGTGCGACCACAGCTATTCGGCCCCGGATGAACGGCGCCAACTACTGTTCGAGCAAAGCCGGGATGCTTCATCTCACCAAGTGCCTGGCCATGGAACTCGCTCCGAGTATCCGCGTGAACTGCCTCATTCCGGGAATGATCGACACGGAAGAAATGCGTACGCGCTACCGCTTGGCCGAGCCGGAGTACATGGATGCGTTGCTGAGTGAGATACCGCAGCGCCGTATAGGTGCCACCGAGGAGATGGCGGACGCGCTGGAATTCCTGGTGGGAGAGGGGGCCGCGTACATCACGGGGCAGAAACTGATTGTGGACGGCGGCCAGTTCATGTGGTGA
- a CDS encoding methyltransferase: protein MKESSETALDELWKLVYTSFRFPFMHAALRLELFTLLKNRPGRSLDEITAELGLQERAGHVLLLGCCAFGLVRKEGDGYHNTAATDLLAGDQDAFMPVIVRYTHEMLYQPMGWLHESLVNNENEGLHRELLADSPATTLYELLAEDKNLEQVFTAMMEHQSRSVVEDLVNAVDFSSYKKVLDVGGGTGTNSIGFAQRWPHLQATILELPNVAEMAAARIAEAGLSERINAVGTDIWKDEFPSSHDCVVYSRFLEIWSPDQVRDLFAKTYRALEPGGHMVIVACAQDDDETGPAHAAFMAGYVQTIASPEGRIYTAQEFEQWYTEAGFEPIDRQYPGRFDVILRARKPIAR from the coding sequence GTGAAGGAATCTTCCGAGACGGCCTTGGACGAGCTGTGGAAGCTGGTGTACACCAGCTTCAGGTTCCCGTTCATGCACGCCGCTCTGCGTCTTGAACTCTTCACCCTGCTCAAGAACCGGCCGGGCCGCAGTCTTGACGAGATCACCGCCGAGCTCGGGCTGCAGGAACGTGCCGGACACGTGCTGCTCCTCGGGTGCTGTGCGTTCGGTCTGGTACGCAAGGAGGGCGACGGCTACCACAACACCGCGGCCACCGACCTGCTGGCCGGCGATCAGGACGCGTTCATGCCGGTGATCGTCCGCTACACCCACGAGATGCTGTACCAGCCGATGGGCTGGCTCCACGAGTCGCTGGTGAACAACGAGAACGAGGGGCTGCATCGCGAACTGCTCGCCGATTCCCCGGCGACCACGCTCTACGAGCTCCTCGCAGAGGACAAGAACCTGGAGCAGGTCTTCACGGCCATGATGGAGCACCAGAGTCGCTCGGTGGTCGAGGACCTCGTCAACGCCGTGGACTTCTCGTCGTACAAGAAGGTGCTGGACGTCGGCGGAGGCACCGGGACCAACTCCATCGGTTTCGCGCAGCGCTGGCCGCATCTTCAGGCAACCATCCTCGAACTTCCCAACGTGGCGGAGATGGCCGCCGCCCGCATCGCCGAGGCGGGCCTCTCCGAGCGCATCAACGCGGTCGGGACCGACATCTGGAAGGACGAGTTCCCCTCGTCCCACGACTGCGTCGTCTACTCCCGTTTCCTTGAAATCTGGTCGCCCGATCAGGTCCGCGACCTCTTCGCGAAGACGTACCGTGCGCTGGAGCCGGGCGGTCACATGGTGATCGTCGCGTGTGCCCAGGACGACGACGAGACCGGGCCCGCCCACGCCGCGTTCATGGCGGGGTACGTCCAGACGATCGCGTCACCCGAGGGCCGTATCTACACGGCGCAGGAATTCGAGCAGTGGTACACCGAAGCGGGCTTCGAGCCGATTGACCGCCAGTACCCGGGCCGCTTCGACGTCATCCTGCGTGCCCGCAAGCCCATCGCCCGGTGA
- a CDS encoding cytochrome P450 family protein, which translates to MEVLASLSPDFTADPYVAYARLRERGPVHQVVTPDRGLVWLVVGYEAAREAFTSPQLSRDWHREWRQNGWSPPYALNMLGNANMLMSDPPHHTRLRKLVAREFTARRVEGMRGRIQEITDELLDRMTADGARRADLIEALASPLPMIVISELLGVPGLDRAAFHAWSNETLAPTSPEAEKEAYEQVMPYLTGLIAAKRESPGEDLLSALVHTVDEGGDRLTEDELISLAFLLLVAGHETTVNTIGNAVRALFAHPEQLAAVRADPAGLAAGVVEETLRYDGPVETTTPRIALEETEIGGVRVPRGAIVLITMAGADRDPARFPDPDRFDVRREDARGHLSFGHGIHFCLGAPLARLEGEVALSTLLERCPDLAADGEPGEWLPGMLIRGVRELPVRW; encoded by the coding sequence ATCGAGGTGCTCGCCTCGCTCAGCCCCGACTTCACCGCCGACCCTTACGTCGCCTACGCGCGGCTGCGCGAGCGCGGTCCGGTGCACCAGGTAGTGACGCCCGACAGGGGCCTGGTGTGGCTCGTGGTCGGGTACGAGGCCGCGCGCGAGGCCTTCACCTCCCCACAACTCAGCCGGGACTGGCATCGCGAGTGGCGGCAGAATGGCTGGAGCCCGCCGTACGCCCTGAACATGCTCGGCAACGCCAACATGCTGATGAGCGACCCGCCCCACCACACCCGGCTGCGGAAGCTGGTGGCGCGTGAGTTCACGGCCCGGCGGGTCGAGGGGATGCGGGGCCGCATCCAGGAGATCACCGACGAGCTGCTGGACCGGATGACGGCGGACGGAGCGCGCCGCGCCGACCTCATCGAAGCGCTCGCCTCCCCGCTCCCCATGATCGTCATCTCCGAACTGCTCGGCGTCCCCGGCCTGGACCGCGCCGCCTTCCACGCCTGGTCCAACGAGACCCTCGCGCCCACCAGCCCCGAGGCGGAGAAGGAGGCGTACGAGCAGGTCATGCCGTATCTCACGGGGCTCATCGCCGCCAAGCGCGAGAGCCCCGGGGAGGACCTGCTCAGCGCCCTCGTCCACACGGTCGACGAGGGCGGCGACCGGCTCACCGAGGACGAGCTGATCTCGTTGGCCTTCCTGCTGCTCGTCGCCGGGCACGAGACGACGGTCAACACGATCGGCAACGCGGTGCGCGCGCTCTTCGCGCACCCCGAGCAGCTGGCGGCCGTACGAGCCGATCCGGCGGGGCTGGCGGCTGGGGTGGTGGAGGAGACGCTGCGCTACGACGGGCCGGTGGAGACCACCACGCCGCGCATCGCCCTGGAGGAGACCGAGATCGGCGGCGTACGGGTGCCGCGCGGTGCCATCGTGCTGATCACCATGGCCGGCGCGGACCGCGACCCGGCGCGCTTCCCCGATCCGGATCGCTTCGACGTACGGCGCGAGGATGCCCGGGGCCATCTCTCCTTCGGACACGGGATCCACTTCTGCCTGGGCGCCCCGCTCGCCCGCCTCGAGGGGGAGGTGGCGCTGAGCACGCTCCTGGAGCGCTGCCCGGACCTGGCGGCGGACGGGGAGCCGGGGGAGTGGCTCCCGGGGATGCTGATCCGGGGGGTGCGGGAGCTGCCGGTGCGGTGGTGA
- a CDS encoding ATP-dependent Clp protease proteolytic subunit has product MSTPAAGPSGSGRLRPESRYVTPRFVERTAQGTREYDPYAKLFEERVIFLGHELDDVVANDIMAQLLCLESLDPQRDISMYINSPGGDLTSLTAVYDTMQFVQPDIQTVCLGQANSVAAVVLAAGTPGKRLALPGARVVLSQPHSPGSQGQVSDLVIHGREVQRQRELVEGFLARHTSRDVAKVHEDIERDRVLTAEQALEFGIVDQVVTPRSVAGVR; this is encoded by the coding sequence ATGTCCACCCCAGCGGCGGGTCCGTCCGGATCCGGCCGTCTGCGCCCTGAAAGCCGCTACGTGACGCCGCGCTTCGTCGAGCGCACCGCGCAGGGCACCAGGGAGTACGATCCTTACGCGAAGCTCTTCGAGGAGCGTGTGATCTTCCTCGGCCACGAGCTCGACGACGTTGTGGCGAACGACATCATGGCCCAGTTGCTGTGCCTTGAGTCACTGGATCCGCAGCGGGACATCTCCATGTACATCAACTCGCCCGGTGGCGACCTCACGTCGCTCACCGCGGTGTACGACACGATGCAGTTCGTGCAGCCCGACATCCAGACGGTCTGCCTGGGGCAGGCCAACTCGGTGGCCGCCGTGGTCCTGGCTGCGGGCACGCCCGGCAAGCGCCTGGCGCTACCGGGGGCCCGGGTCGTCCTCAGCCAGCCGCACAGCCCCGGCAGCCAGGGCCAGGTCTCCGACCTGGTGATCCATGGCCGCGAGGTGCAGCGCCAGCGAGAGCTCGTCGAGGGATTCCTCGCCCGCCACACCAGCCGTGATGTCGCCAAGGTCCACGAGGACATCGAGCGCGACCGCGTGCTCACGGCGGAGCAGGCCCTGGAGTTCGGGATCGTCGACCAGGTGGTTACCCCGCGTTCGGTCGCAGGGGTCCGCTGA
- a CDS encoding ATP-dependent Clp protease proteolytic subunit: MPYARASGDALGADAVYNRLLDDRIVFLGKEVDDEIANRITAQMLMLASDPTRDIYLYIHSPGGSVTAGMAVYDTMQYIKNDVVTIAMGFCASMGQFLLTAGTKGKRFALPHTKILMHQPSAGLGGSASDIKVYMDQLIRTKQEMAELIAHHSGQDAETITRDSDRDRWFTAQEAKEYGLIDEVLSSGDNHPALGSSAQSPS; this comes from the coding sequence ATGCCCTATGCCCGCGCCAGCGGTGACGCCCTTGGCGCGGATGCGGTCTACAACCGCCTTCTCGACGACCGGATCGTCTTTCTGGGCAAGGAAGTCGACGACGAAATCGCCAACCGCATTACCGCGCAGATGCTGATGCTCGCCTCGGATCCGACCCGTGACATCTACCTGTACATCCACTCGCCGGGTGGCTCGGTCACCGCAGGTATGGCTGTCTACGACACGATGCAGTACATCAAGAACGATGTCGTGACCATTGCGATGGGATTCTGCGCCTCCATGGGGCAGTTCCTCCTCACCGCCGGTACGAAGGGCAAGCGCTTCGCGCTGCCGCACACCAAGATCCTGATGCACCAGCCCTCGGCGGGCCTCGGGGGCTCGGCCTCCGACATCAAGGTCTACATGGACCAACTGATTCGCACCAAGCAGGAGATGGCCGAGCTCATCGCCCACCACTCCGGCCAGGACGCCGAGACGATCACGCGTGACTCCGACCGGGACCGCTGGTTCACCGCCCAAGAGGCCAAGGAGTACGGCCTGATCGACGAGGTCCTGTCGTCGGGCGATAATCACCCCGCCCTCGGATCGAGCGCCCAGTCGCCTTCCTGA
- a CDS encoding dienelactone hydrolase family protein, with translation MTTVTTRTVTYPADGLTMVSHLALPAGSGRRPAVLIGPEGPGLNDFQRRRADALAELGYVALAFDINGGRWFTDPEEMLARVTPLLCAPRRMRDIGHAALGILRAEPRTDPDRIAAIGYGTGGAIALELGRDGVDLRAIGTVNALTTGRPGEAARIRCPVWAGVGSEDPIMPPAQREAFAAEIQDAGVDWRLVLYGGAVHAFHHPPVDQPVVPGVAHHPRHAQRAWRDVVDLLTECLPLAE, from the coding sequence ATGACGACGGTTACGACGCGCACGGTCACTTATCCGGCCGACGGCCTGACCATGGTCAGCCACCTCGCGCTCCCGGCCGGCAGCGGCCGTCGGCCCGCGGTCCTGATCGGCCCCGAGGGACCGGGGCTGAACGACTTCCAGCGGCGTCGCGCCGACGCCCTGGCCGAACTCGGCTACGTCGCACTGGCTTTCGACATCAACGGCGGACGCTGGTTCACCGACCCCGAGGAGATGCTGGCGCGCGTCACCCCTCTGCTCTGCGCCCCACGGAGGATGCGGGACATCGGCCACGCGGCCCTCGGCATCCTGCGCGCCGAACCGCGCACCGACCCCGACCGGATCGCCGCCATCGGTTACGGCACCGGGGGTGCGATCGCGCTCGAACTCGGCCGCGACGGCGTCGACCTGCGGGCGATCGGCACAGTCAACGCACTCACCACCGGCCGGCCGGGCGAGGCGGCACGCATCCGGTGCCCGGTGTGGGCCGGGGTCGGATCGGAGGACCCGATCATGCCTCCGGCACAGCGCGAGGCGTTCGCCGCCGAGATACAGGATGCGGGTGTCGACTGGCGTCTCGTGCTCTACGGCGGCGCCGTGCACGCCTTCCACCACCCTCCCGTCGACCAGCCGGTGGTCCCCGGCGTCGCCCACCACCCGCGGCACGCACAGCGCGCTTGGCGCGACGTCGTGGACCTGCTCACCGAGTGCTTGCCCTTGGCGGAATGA